The following coding sequences lie in one Myxococcus xanthus genomic window:
- a CDS encoding acyl-CoA carboxylase subunit beta, with amino-acid sequence MPRITSRIDPGSESFKANRADMLARVSELRAIEAKVRNTENQAKEKFHKRGQLLPRERLMLLLDRGSPFLELSTLCGYGYHDDSDGSLAGGNSIIGIGYVSGVRCIVFVNNSAIKGGTASPWGVQKALRAQALALENKLPMVSLVESGGANLMYQQEIFIPGGETFYNQARLSAAGIPQVTVVHGSSTAGGAYLPGLSDYVVMVKKKAKVFLAGPPLLKAATGEVATDEELGGAQMHATVAGTADYLAEDDADAIRMAREIVAKLGWNAQLPPTERPAYAEPVYSPDELCGAVPVDYRKPYDCREVIARIVDGSEFTGFKDEYDAHTVCGWASLYGHPLGIIGNNGPISPQGATKAAQFIQLCCQKDTPILYLQNTTGYLVGTQPEQGGIVKHGAKMIQAVANATVPQLTVLIGGAFGAGNYGMCGRPFHPRFIFGWPNSRTAVMGGEQAAKVMSIVFGEKLARQGQAVDEEQIKAFCQPIIDQFDKESHPFNCSARMFDDGLIDPRDTRRVLGFALSVCREAKRRQVHPNTFGVARL; translated from the coding sequence ATGCCACGAATCACCTCGCGAATCGACCCGGGCTCCGAATCCTTCAAGGCGAACCGCGCGGACATGCTGGCCCGCGTCTCCGAACTGCGCGCCATCGAGGCGAAGGTCCGGAACACGGAGAACCAGGCGAAGGAGAAGTTCCACAAGCGAGGGCAGCTCTTGCCTCGCGAGCGGCTGATGCTGCTGCTCGACCGGGGCTCGCCCTTCCTGGAGCTGTCCACGCTGTGTGGCTATGGCTACCACGACGACAGCGACGGCTCGCTGGCGGGTGGCAACAGCATCATCGGCATCGGCTACGTGTCCGGGGTGCGGTGCATCGTCTTCGTGAACAACTCCGCCATCAAGGGTGGCACCGCGTCGCCGTGGGGCGTGCAGAAGGCACTGCGCGCGCAGGCATTGGCGCTGGAGAACAAACTGCCCATGGTGTCGCTGGTGGAGAGCGGCGGCGCCAACCTGATGTACCAGCAGGAAATCTTCATCCCGGGCGGGGAGACCTTCTACAACCAGGCGCGGCTGTCGGCGGCGGGCATTCCCCAGGTGACGGTGGTGCACGGCTCCAGCACGGCGGGCGGCGCGTACCTGCCGGGCCTGTCCGACTACGTGGTGATGGTGAAGAAGAAGGCGAAGGTGTTCCTCGCGGGCCCGCCGCTGCTCAAGGCGGCCACGGGGGAAGTCGCCACGGATGAGGAGCTGGGTGGCGCCCAGATGCACGCCACGGTGGCGGGCACCGCGGACTACCTGGCGGAGGACGACGCGGACGCCATCCGCATGGCCCGCGAAATCGTGGCGAAGCTCGGGTGGAACGCGCAGCTCCCGCCCACCGAGCGCCCCGCCTATGCCGAGCCCGTGTACTCGCCCGACGAGCTCTGCGGCGCCGTGCCCGTGGACTACCGCAAACCGTACGACTGCCGCGAGGTCATCGCGCGCATCGTGGATGGCTCGGAGTTCACTGGCTTCAAGGACGAGTACGACGCGCACACCGTCTGCGGCTGGGCGAGCCTGTACGGCCACCCGCTGGGCATCATCGGAAACAACGGGCCGATTTCGCCCCAGGGCGCGACGAAGGCGGCGCAGTTCATCCAGCTGTGCTGCCAGAAGGACACGCCCATCCTCTACCTGCAGAACACCACGGGCTACCTGGTGGGCACGCAGCCGGAGCAGGGGGGCATCGTGAAGCACGGCGCGAAGATGATTCAGGCCGTGGCCAACGCGACGGTGCCGCAGCTCACGGTGCTGATTGGCGGCGCGTTCGGCGCGGGCAACTACGGCATGTGCGGCCGTCCGTTCCATCCGCGCTTCATCTTCGGGTGGCCCAACTCGCGCACCGCCGTCATGGGCGGCGAGCAGGCGGCGAAGGTGATGTCCATCGTCTTCGGGGAGAAGCTGGCCCGGCAGGGACAAGCGGTGGACGAGGAGCAAATCAAGGCGTTCTGCCAGCCCATCATCGACCAGTTCGACAAGGAGTCGCACCCGTTCAACTGCAGCGCCCGGATGTTCGACGACGGGCTCATCGACCCGCGGGACACGCGGCGGGTGCTCGGGTTCGCGCTGTCGGTGTGCCGTGAGGCGAAGCGGCGGCAGGTCCATCCCAACACGTTCGGCGTCGCGCGGCTGTGA
- a CDS encoding acyclic terpene utilization AtuA family protein has translation MPASPLRVGNASGFYGDRFSAVREMLEGGQLDVLTGDYLAELTMLILGRDRMKDPSTGYAKTFLRQMEQCLALVAEKKVKVVTNAGGLNPAGLATALREVAAKLGVKVQVAHVEGDDLSGQADALGLGSPLTANAYLGGWGIAACLRAGADIVVTGRVTDASLVVGPAAAHFGWKVDDWDRLAGAMVAGHVLECGTQATGGNFSFFTELDARRPGFPLAELYEDGSSVITKHAGTGGAVTVDTVLAQLVYEITGARYAGPDATARFDTIALASHGKDRVRISGVRGEPPPPTVKVCLNNLGGYRNEATFILVGLDIEEKARLAREQLEAALTRKPKELQWMLTRTDREDAATEEQAAAFLRVVVKDADAKVVGRAFSGAAVELALGSYPGFTMTAPPSDGAPYGVYTPAYVEAERVKHVAVLEDGTRTAITPPGETRALESVEPPPLPPRVPDGPTRRVPLGRIVAARSGDKGGTANIGVWARTDAAWRWLAHALTEEKLRELLPEAAPLRIERHVFPNLRGLNFVVDGLLGEGVSSSTRFDPQGKALGEWLRSRHMDIPEALLREGQE, from the coding sequence ATGCCTGCGTCCCCCCTGCGTGTCGGCAATGCCTCGGGCTTCTATGGAGACCGCTTCTCGGCGGTCCGGGAGATGCTCGAAGGCGGCCAGCTCGACGTCCTGACTGGCGACTATCTGGCCGAGCTGACGATGCTGATTCTGGGCCGGGACCGGATGAAGGACCCGTCCACCGGCTATGCCAAGACGTTCCTCCGACAGATGGAGCAGTGTCTGGCGTTGGTGGCGGAGAAGAAGGTCAAGGTCGTCACCAACGCGGGAGGGCTGAACCCGGCGGGGTTGGCCACCGCGCTCCGTGAGGTCGCCGCGAAGCTGGGCGTGAAGGTGCAGGTGGCGCACGTGGAGGGGGATGACCTCTCCGGGCAGGCGGACGCGCTGGGCCTGGGCTCGCCGCTCACCGCGAATGCGTACCTGGGCGGGTGGGGCATCGCCGCGTGCCTGCGCGCTGGGGCGGACATCGTCGTCACCGGACGAGTGACGGATGCCTCGCTGGTGGTGGGCCCGGCGGCGGCGCACTTCGGCTGGAAGGTGGATGACTGGGACCGGCTGGCGGGGGCCATGGTCGCCGGCCACGTCCTGGAGTGCGGCACGCAGGCCACGGGGGGCAACTTCTCCTTCTTCACGGAGCTGGACGCGCGGCGCCCCGGCTTCCCGCTGGCGGAGCTGTACGAGGACGGCAGCAGCGTCATCACCAAGCACGCGGGCACGGGCGGCGCGGTGACGGTGGACACGGTGCTGGCGCAGCTCGTCTATGAAATCACCGGGGCGCGGTACGCGGGCCCGGACGCCACGGCGCGCTTCGACACCATCGCCCTGGCGTCGCATGGCAAGGACCGCGTCCGCATCTCCGGCGTGCGCGGCGAGCCGCCTCCCCCCACGGTGAAGGTGTGCCTCAACAACCTGGGGGGCTACCGGAACGAGGCGACGTTCATCCTGGTGGGGTTGGACATCGAGGAGAAGGCGCGGCTGGCGCGCGAGCAACTGGAAGCGGCGCTGACACGCAAGCCGAAGGAGCTCCAGTGGATGCTCACGCGGACGGACCGCGAGGACGCGGCCACGGAAGAGCAGGCCGCCGCCTTCCTGCGCGTGGTGGTGAAGGACGCCGACGCGAAGGTGGTGGGCCGGGCCTTCAGCGGCGCGGCCGTGGAGCTGGCGCTGGGCAGCTACCCGGGCTTCACGATGACGGCGCCTCCCTCGGACGGCGCGCCGTATGGCGTCTACACGCCGGCCTATGTCGAAGCGGAGCGCGTGAAGCATGTCGCCGTCCTCGAGGACGGAACGCGCACCGCCATCACGCCTCCCGGCGAGACGCGCGCACTGGAGTCCGTGGAGCCACCGCCGCTGCCACCGCGAGTGCCGGACGGCCCCACGCGCCGGGTTCCGCTGGGGCGCATCGTCGCCGCGCGCAGTGGTGACAAGGGCGGCACGGCGAACATCGGCGTCTGGGCGCGCACGGATGCGGCCTGGCGGTGGCTGGCGCATGCGCTCACGGAAGAGAAGCTGCGCGAGCTGCTCCCGGAGGCCGCGCCGCTGCGCATCGAGCGGCACGTCTTCCCCAACCTGCGGGGGCTGAACTTCGTCGTCGATGGCTTGCTGGGTGAGGGCGTCTCCTCGTCCACCCGCTTCGACCCACAGGGCAAGGCGCTGGGCGAGTGGCTGCGCTCGCGGCACATGGACATTCCCGAGGCGCTGCTGCGCGAAGGACAGGAGTAG
- a CDS encoding TetR/AcrR family transcriptional regulator → MLAFLTLGSHPGRVSEASGTPGRQEQERSRVTRQRLMEAAIGALSELGWAGATMTVIAERAGVSRGACQHHFPTRADLVAAAVEYVGHQQVEAVLRKAAQLPADARRTEAILHMLAGIYLSPVFTAAVQLWVAAVADAELRAQLAPLEARVGREFHRLTVQLLGVDDSVAEVRELIQGTLDLIRGLALANLLRDDSARRKKVLHRWALTLDEALSVRRTRKG, encoded by the coding sequence ATGCTTGCTTTTTTAACCCTTGGCTCGCATCCTGGCCGGGTGAGTGAGGCATCCGGCACGCCCGGCAGGCAGGAGCAGGAGCGCAGCCGCGTCACGCGCCAGCGTCTGATGGAGGCGGCCATTGGCGCGCTCTCCGAGCTGGGGTGGGCGGGCGCGACCATGACTGTGATTGCCGAGCGCGCGGGTGTGTCCCGGGGCGCCTGTCAGCACCACTTCCCCACCCGCGCCGACCTGGTGGCCGCCGCCGTGGAGTACGTGGGGCACCAGCAGGTGGAGGCCGTGCTCCGCAAGGCCGCCCAGTTGCCGGCCGACGCTCGCCGCACGGAGGCCATCCTCCACATGCTGGCCGGCATCTACCTCAGCCCTGTCTTCACCGCCGCGGTGCAGCTGTGGGTGGCCGCCGTGGCGGACGCGGAGCTGCGCGCGCAGTTGGCCCCGCTGGAGGCCCGCGTGGGGCGGGAGTTCCACCGGCTGACGGTGCAGTTGCTCGGCGTGGACGACAGCGTCGCGGAGGTGCGCGAGCTGATTCAGGGCACGCTCGACCTCATCCGGGGACTCGCGCTGGCCAACCTGTTGAGGGACGACAGCGCGCGCAGGAAGAAGGTCCTCCACCGCTGGGCGCTCACCCTGGACGAGGCCCTGAGTGTCCGGCGCACCCGCAAGGGCTGA